The following is a genomic window from Amycolatopsis cihanbeyliensis.
GGCGGCGCACTGGCGCAGCGGTTGTCCGGTCTGACCCTCGGGGTGTACCTCGCGCACCCGATGTTCGTCGCGGCGATCGGTCTGGTGCTGCCGCACACCGAGAGCCTCGCCGGTGGGGTGCTCTCGCTTGCGGTGCTGTGGGCAGGGGCGTTGTTCGGATCGACCGCGCTGGTCCTGCTCGCCGAGCGTGTTCCGGTGCTGCGCAAGGTGGTGTGACAGCGAAGCCGCCGCCCTCCGCGCGGGGAGAGCGGCGGCCGTGGGTGCTGGGTCGGGCGGCTCAGGCGGCGACGACGACCTCCCGGCCGGTCGGGGCCTGGCGGTCCGCACCGTGCCCGATCTCGGCCTGCGGATCGAGGGTGACGTGCTCGCCGCAGGCCACGTGCGCCAGGCTCAGCCGGATGTGCCCGCCGATCAGCGTCTCCAGCAGCGGGTCGGCGCGGAAGTCCAGCGCCTGGACGTTGAACGCGCCGTTGTCGTCCCACCATTGCTTGTTCAGGGTGAGGCTGGCGACGCCGGGAATGCTGATCCGGAAGTTCGGTTCGGTGGAGACCGGAAGGCGGTACTCCTTCCCGAGGACAGTGAGCTTGATGTCGCTGCCGGCGATCGAGCTCTCGCCCGCGATTCCCTCGTCATCGGCGACGCATTTCGCGGAGAACGCGTCCACGGTGAGGCTGAAGATGTCCGGGGTGGGCAGTTCGGGCAGGATGTGGAAGAGATCGACACCGACCTTGGCGGCCGAGGTCTTGGACCAGGACAGCTTGGTCTCGTGGTCGTGATCGGACTCCGACTCGAATGCTCCCACGATCACGAGGTCGTGGTGGGTGTTTCCGGCTGCGGAGCTGTGCGTGGGGCCGTTCGGCCAGTGCGTCGAGGCCAGCGGGCCGAGGTTGATGTCGTGGAAGGAGGCGAAACCGGCGTACGCGCCCGTCTCGTAGTTCGGGCAGTCGTCGGCAACCGCCGAACCGGCCGAGACGGCCAGCAGCGCGGTCACCGCGACGGCGACCGTAGCCGAGCGGGAAAATCTGGACACGAGTGACATCCATGCACCTCTCGAGGGCGAGTGGGTTCGGTACTCTTCGGGCGAATTCGAAAATGTTCGCCCGAGCCCCGGAGAACCGGGTGTGAGAATGCCAGCACACGTCGTGTTCGGATACAACTGTGAGCAGTATTATATTGAACTTTCGGGACGGCAGACATTTCGGGCGACGGTTCGGCGGCATATTCGTGTGTATGCAGCGGGTATCATCCGGTCGTTCATTCCGAGTTAACCGGCGAAATGTCGGATTTGCCGCACCGGGCGCACCGGCTACTCGGCCGGTGCGCCTTGCCGAGGCTAGCTCGCCCAGGTGAGGTGGTTCGGCGGAACCGCCGCTCCGCCCCGCCCCCACTCGGGATCAGCGCAGGGTGCTGAGGAAGGCGTGCCAAGCGGGGGGTGGGGAACCAGAGGGTGCCGGTGTCGGGGACTTGAAGTCGCGCACTCCGGTGCGGTGTTCCCGCCAGCCGACCTCGACGCAGTCGCCGCCGTTGGCGGTGCTGTGGGAGGAACTGCGCCAGCTCAGGGGGTTGTTGCCCCTTGTTCCGCCACCTTCTCGATGAGCTCGATCGACTGCCGGGTGCACAGGGCATCGGCTCGGAACAGCTCGAACATCTGCCGCAGGCTTGCCTCATCCTCCGGCTGCTTGACCGCGGTACCGCGGAGCTGGTTGTCCACGTACGCGACGTCCCTGCCGCCGTCGAAGCTGGCGATGACGAACGGGCCGAGGAAGTCGGCGCAGTGCGACCAGCATGGGCGGTTCGCCTCCAGCCAAGACCCGCTGGCGTTCCAGGCGGACCTGGACCAGGTCCTCGTTCTTCAGCACGGCGCGGGCGCAGTCCGGGGTCCGCAGCGGGCCCGGCAGCACCGTGGTCTCGAAGGAGAGCAGGGTGATGGCGCGGGACTCGACCTCGATCCAGCGGCCCGGCCACTCGTACGCCACCTCGCGGGACACCAGCTCGGTCAGCAGGCGGGACAGATAGCCGTTGCTGCCAAGGATCTCCTCGATCCGGGCCGGGTCCTCGGCCTTCGGGGACCGGCGGCCGGTCTCCCACGTGGCGACCAGCGAGTGCGAGACATACGCGTGCTCGGCCAGCGCCACCTGGCTCAGCCCGCGGGCATCACGGGCGAGCGCCAGCTCCCGCCCCGGAACCGCAGCGCGTTGTCGCTTTTCGTGGCCATTCGGCCACCCTACGTCGCTGGGTCAGCGAGGGAAGGCGGAGGCACGCCATGCGCCCGGGCCGGGATGCGGCAGGCGGTGCATGCTCGCGGCGGGGTCGGCCCAGCGGGACCGGCGTTCCTTCCGCTCCGAACCCGGGGAACCTTCGGAAGAGGTCGCCGCGGCCAGTACGGCGGTGAGCGCGGCGAGCTCGACGTCGTCGGGATTGCCGCGCACCACCCGCAGCATCGGGGCGCCCTCGGACTCACTCATGTCTCGGCTCCTTCTCGCTGCGCTCCTCGGCCCGCCGGCCGGACCTGCGATGCTCGCGAGGCGTCGCCCCGGGAACTCATACACACCTCACAGGGGGATGTTGCCGTGTTTCTTCGGCGGCGCCGTCTCGCGCTTGTCCCGCAGCAGGCGCAGCGCGCGGGCCACGTAGCCGCGGGTGTGCGCGGGCGGGATCACCGTGTCCACGTAGCCGCGCTCGGCCGCCACGTAGGGGTTGCACAGGGCGTCCTCGTACTCCTGGATCAACCGCTCGCGCAGCGCCTCGACGTCCTCGCCCTCCTCGGCCGCGCCGGCCAGCGTCTTGCGGTGCACGATGTTGGCCGCGCCCTGCGCGCCCATCACCGCGATCTGCGCGGTCGGCCAGGCCACGTTGAAGTCGGCGCCGAGGTGCTTGGAGCCCATCACGTCGTAGGCGCCGCCGTAGGCCTTCCTGGTGATCACGGTGACCAGCGGGACGGTCGCCTCGGCGTAGGCGTAGATCAGCTTCGCGCCGCGCCGGATGATGCCGTTCCACTCCTGGTCGGTGCCGGGCAGGAAACCGGGCACGTCCACGAAGGTCAGCACCGGCACGTTGAACGCGTCGCAGGTGCGCACGAACCGGGCGGCCTTCTCGGCGGCGTCGATGTCCAGGCAGCCCGCGAACTGGGTGGGCTGGTTGGCCACGACGCCGACGCTCTGCCCGTCCACCCGGCCGAAGCCGACCAGCACGTTCGGCGCGAACAGTTCGTGCACCTCGAGGAACTCGCCCTCGTCCACCACCCTGGTGATCACGTCGTGCATGTCGTAGGGCTGGTTGGGCGAGTCCGGGATCAGGGTGTCCAGCTCGCGGTCGGCGTCGGTCACCCCGTCGGCCACCGACTCCCCGGAGGGTTCGGGCGCGGTGAACACCGGCGGCTCGGTGAGGTTGTTCGGGGGCAGGAAGGACAGCAGTTCCCTGACGTAGGAGATGGCGTCCTCCTCGTCCGAGCCGAGGTAGTGCGCGTTGCCGGACTTGCTGTTGTGCGTGCGGCCGCCGCCGAGGTCCTCGAAGGTGACCTCCTCGCCGGTCACCGTCTTGATCACGTCCGGGCCGGTGATGAACATGTGCGAGGTCTGGTCGACCATCACCACGAAGTCGGTCAGTGCGGGGGAGTACACGTGCCCGCCCGCGTTCGCGCCCATGATCAGCGAGATCTGCGGGACCACCCCGGATGCCTGGGTGTTGCGCCGGAAGATCTCGCCGTACAGCCCGAGTGAGACCACGCCCTCCTGGATGCGCGCGCCGCCGCCCTCGTTGATCCCGACGATCGGCCGCCCGGTCTTGATCGCCAGGTCCATCACCTTGACGATCTTCTCGCCGTACACCTCGCCCAGCGAGCCGCCGAACACGGTCACGTCCTGGCTGAACACGCACACCGGGCGACCGTCCACGGTGCCGTAGCCGGTGACCACGCCGTCGCCGTAGGGCCGGTTGGCCTCCTGGCCGAAGTTGGTCGAGCGGTGCCGGGCCAGTTCGTCCAGCTCGACGAAGGAGCCGGGGTCGAGCAGGAGGTCGATCCGTTCCCGAGCGGTCTGCTTGCCCTTCGCGTGCTGCCGCTCGACGGCCCTGGTCGAGCCGGCGTGCACCGCCTCGGAGTACCGCAGGTACAGGTCGGCCAGCTTGCCCGCGGTGGTGTGAATGTCCGGTTCACCCTCCGGCGGTGGCCCGATCGGCTCCGTTGCACTGCTCATGGCTCGGCAGCTTAACTACCGTGGAGTTCGATTGTGGGCGTGGCGTCGGCCACGTCACCGTGGCAAAACATAGGGTGAAGCCGATGAACCAGCGCAAAGCTCCGATCGACGCGGCGCGCCTGCGTGCCGAGCTCGTCGCCCCCGCCGGTCCCTATGCCGCGCTCGACGTGGTGGCCAGCACCGGCTCGACCAACGCGGACCTGCTGGACGCGGTGACCGAGGACGCCGAGGACCGCACCGTGCTGCTCGCCGAGGAGCAGACCGCCGGTGCGGGCCGCCGGGGCCGGACCTGGCACTCGCCCGCGGGTGCCGGGATCTACTGCAGCGTGCTGCTGCGGCCTGCCGAGGTGTCCTTCGCCCGGCTCGGCTCGCTGGCCGTGGTCGCCGGGCTCGCCCTGATCGACCTGAGCACCGAGCTGGGCGTGGACGCGGTGCTGAAGTGGCCGAACGACATGCTGGCCGGTCCGGACCGGGAGAAGTGCGCGGGCATCCTTTCCGAGGCCGCCGCCTCGGACGAGCGCGCGGTGGTGCTCGGCATGGGGCTGAACGTCCTCGCCGCGCCGCAGCCGGTGCCGCCGGGGCCCGGCGGGCTCGCCGCGACCTCGCTGCGCGAGCAGGGCGCCGCCACCACGGATCGCACCGAGCTGGCCAGGCTGTTGCTGCTCGCGCTGGCCGAGCGGGAGCGGCGCTGGCGGCAGGCTGCGGGCGACCTGGTGCGGGCCGGACTGCTCGAGGACTACCGTGCCCGCTGCGTCACCCTCGGCCAGGAGGTCAAGATCGGCGCCCCGGACGGCTCCACGCTGCTGGGCATCGCGGTGGACGTGGACGCGGCCGGTCAGCTCGTGCTGGAGACCGGCGATGGTGAGCGCCGGACGATCTTCGCCGGGGACGTGGTTCACCTGCGCCAGGCCTGAGCCGGGGTGTGCCAGGCTGTGCGGTATGCGCGGCCGAGTCGGCCTACCGCCGGTACGGTTGTCGCGGTAGCGGTGCGAGCACGGGAGCGTTCCAGGTGGCTTATCCAGATGACCTGCTCAGCGAGGCGGAACAGGTAGTAGCGCACAAGCATCCGCACTTCAAGATGCTGCTCTTTCCGCTGTTCATACTGGTGGTGGTGCTCGGTGGGGGCGGCTGGCTGGCCCTGCTGGCCAGGGACCTCGAAGCCCCGTGGGACCTGGTGGCGCTGGTCGCCGTCGGCGCGGTCGCGCTGCTGCTCCTGGTCTGGCTGGTGCTGGCGCCGATCGTGCGCTGGCGGACGACGCATTTCATCGTCACCACGGACCGGGTGATCGCCAGGGAAGGTGTGGTGAAACGCACCGGCATCGACATCCCGATGGCCCGGATCAACAGCGTGCGGTTCGAGCACGGCCTTGTGGACCGCATCTTCGGCTGCGGCACGCTGATCATCGAGTCCGCCTCGGAGGAACCGCTGAAGTTCGACGACATCCCCGGCGTCGAGCTCGTGCACACGCAGATCTACCGCCAGGTCAACGACAATCCGTATGACGACTACGGCGCCCAGGAGTACCGGGGGCGGCAGGAGCTGAGCCCGCAGGACCCGTACGGCGAGGCGCCGGAACGGGGGCGCTGAGCGGGATGGGCGCACGGGAAGTCGGACTGCCCGAGCGGGCGCCCGCACCGGGCGGGACCTTGCCGGAGCGGGTGACGATCTGGGAGGTCGGCCCGCGGGACGGGCTGCAGAACGAGAGCGAGATCGTCCCGGTCGAGGTGAAGCTGGAGTTCCTTGACCGACTGGCCCGCGTGGGCCTTCCAGTGCTGGAGGCCACCAGTTTCGTGCATCCCAAGTGGGTGCCGCAGCTCGCCGACGCCGAGGAGTTGCTGGCCGGGCTGCACCGGCGGGACGGCGTGCGGTACCCGGTGCTGGTGCCCAACGAGCGCGGCCTGGACCGCGCGCTGGCCGCCGGGGTGGCCGAGATCGCGGTGTTCGCCAGTGCCACCGAGACCTTCGCCGAGCGCAACCTGAACTCGGGGCTGGACAGCCAGTTCGCCATGTTCGAGCCGGTGGTGTCCAGGGCCCGCGCCGAGGGGATCGCGGTGCGCGGCTACCTGTCCATGTGCTTCGGCGACCCGTGGGAGGGCGCGGTGCCCGCCGACCAGGTGGCGCGCGTGGGCAGGCGGCTGCTCGACCTCGGCTGCGCGCAGCTCTCGCTCGGCGACACCATCGGCGTCGCTACCCCCGGCCAGGTGACCGCGGTGCTGGCTGCCCTCGACGCGGCCGGGGTGGGCGTCGAGGCGCTCGCCGTGCACTTCCACGACACCTACGGCCAGGCGCTGGCCAACACCTACGCCGCGCTCCGGCACGGCGTGTCCACTGTGGATTCCTCGGCCGGCGGGCTGGGTGGCTGCCCCTACGCCGAGTCGGCCACCGGCAACCTGGCCACCGAGGACCTGGTGTGGATGCTGGACGGTCTCGGCATCGAACACGGCGCCGACCTGGACGCGCTGGTGGCGACCAGCACCTGGATGGCCGAACGCCTCGGCAGGCCCAGCCCGTCCAGGGTGGTGCGCGCGCTGGGCGGGTGAGCACGGCCGACCCGGTGGTCTTCGGTCAGCCGCTGCCGACGAGCGTCTTCATCGCCGCATCGGCGAACTGGCGCGCGGTGTCACACGTGACCGGTTGATCCTCGGAGTGGTTCTCGCTGACGTCCACCTTCAACGACCGGTCGTCGGCGACATCGGTATAGAGCGCGCACCCAGTATGCGGGCCGCTACGTTCGCGCTCACGTCCCACCTTGATCGTGGGAAACCCGCGTATTGGAGCGACCTCTTCGAACGTCGCGCCGTTGAAGGAGCCACTGGTCCACCGGTCGATCCCGTGATTCGTCACCTTGCTGATGGTGACGAGCTGATGGGTAAGGGGACGATACCGGCAAGCCGCACCTTCCTCGTCCAGCCCTCCGGGGCTGGATAGTGGTTCTGGTGCGGCCTTGACCTGGAGCTGCTGGAGAGCGTGTTCGGAGATGAGTTCGCACGGTTTCACGTCGTCCATCGACAGTTCGTTGGGTCGGTTGGACGCGTCACACGCGGTTACCAACCCGAGTCCTACCAGCGCAAAGCCGACGGTCCGGAGTGTACGACCGATCATCCGTAGTACCTCAGCTTCAGCTCGTCCATCTGCTTCTGGTAGTCCTCGAGCAGCCGGGTCGCGGCCTCGGAGGCCCGCGCGGCGAACTCGGTTTCACGCAACTCGCGCAGGGAGCCGGGCTCGATTCGCGCCGTGAACTCGTCCATACCTACCGCGTGCAACGTGACCCTGCCGTCGCTGGACTCGCCACGCGACTCCACCGCGCGGGACTCGTCCCGGAAGTCGAGGTCGTGCTGGTCCTCCGGATCGATGTTCAACGCCGTGTTGCTGATCGCCTCCTGGTACTGCCGTTGCCAGCCCGCGTGCAGCAGCCGGGCGAGGCTCGCCAGCGCCCGTTCCAGGGCGCGCTCGTCGATGAACTCGTACACGCTCTCCCCGAACGAAAGCGTGAACTCGGTGCGGTTGCGCAGTTCGGCCTCGATATCCGTGCCCGGAGCGTTCACCCGCACCCGGATACGGTCCAGTTGCCTGGCCAGCTCACCCACTGTGCTTGCTCCCCTACTCGGGT
Proteins encoded in this region:
- a CDS encoding choice-of-anchor P family protein, with amino-acid sequence MSLVSRFSRSATVAVAVTALLAVSAGSAVADDCPNYETGAYAGFASFHDINLGPLASTHWPNGPTHSSAAGNTHHDLVIVGAFESESDHDHETKLSWSKTSAAKVGVDLFHILPELPTPDIFSLTVDAFSAKCVADDEGIAGESSIAGSDIKLTVLGKEYRLPVSTEPNFRISIPGVASLTLNKQWWDDNGAFNVQALDFRADPLLETLIGGHIRLSLAHVACGEHVTLDPQAEIGHGADRQAPTGREVVVAA
- a CDS encoding DUF397 domain-containing protein, whose amino-acid sequence is MHPAVDRAHREGGGTRGNNPLSWRSSSHSTANGGDCVEVGWREHRTGVRDFKSPTPAPSGSPPPAWHAFLSTLR
- a CDS encoding acyl-CoA carboxylase subunit epsilon; amino-acid sequence: MSESEGAPMLRVVRGNPDDVELAALTAVLAAATSSEGSPGSERKERRSRWADPAASMHRLPHPGPGAWRASAFPR
- a CDS encoding acyl-CoA carboxylase subunit beta, encoding MSSATEPIGPPPEGEPDIHTTAGKLADLYLRYSEAVHAGSTRAVERQHAKGKQTARERIDLLLDPGSFVELDELARHRSTNFGQEANRPYGDGVVTGYGTVDGRPVCVFSQDVTVFGGSLGEVYGEKIVKVMDLAIKTGRPIVGINEGGGARIQEGVVSLGLYGEIFRRNTQASGVVPQISLIMGANAGGHVYSPALTDFVVMVDQTSHMFITGPDVIKTVTGEEVTFEDLGGGRTHNSKSGNAHYLGSDEEDAISYVRELLSFLPPNNLTEPPVFTAPEPSGESVADGVTDADRELDTLIPDSPNQPYDMHDVITRVVDEGEFLEVHELFAPNVLVGFGRVDGQSVGVVANQPTQFAGCLDIDAAEKAARFVRTCDAFNVPVLTFVDVPGFLPGTDQEWNGIIRRGAKLIYAYAEATVPLVTVITRKAYGGAYDVMGSKHLGADFNVAWPTAQIAVMGAQGAANIVHRKTLAGAAEEGEDVEALRERLIQEYEDALCNPYVAAERGYVDTVIPPAHTRGYVARALRLLRDKRETAPPKKHGNIPL
- a CDS encoding biotin--[acetyl-CoA-carboxylase] ligase, yielding MNQRKAPIDAARLRAELVAPAGPYAALDVVASTGSTNADLLDAVTEDAEDRTVLLAEEQTAGAGRRGRTWHSPAGAGIYCSVLLRPAEVSFARLGSLAVVAGLALIDLSTELGVDAVLKWPNDMLAGPDREKCAGILSEAAASDERAVVLGMGLNVLAAPQPVPPGPGGLAATSLREQGAATTDRTELARLLLLALAERERRWRQAAGDLVRAGLLEDYRARCVTLGQEVKIGAPDGSTLLGIAVDVDAAGQLVLETGDGERRTIFAGDVVHLRQA
- a CDS encoding PH domain-containing protein produces the protein MAYPDDLLSEAEQVVAHKHPHFKMLLFPLFILVVVLGGGGWLALLARDLEAPWDLVALVAVGAVALLLLVWLVLAPIVRWRTTHFIVTTDRVIAREGVVKRTGIDIPMARINSVRFEHGLVDRIFGCGTLIIESASEEPLKFDDIPGVELVHTQIYRQVNDNPYDDYGAQEYRGRQELSPQDPYGEAPERGR
- a CDS encoding hydroxymethylglutaryl-CoA lyase — translated: MGAREVGLPERAPAPGGTLPERVTIWEVGPRDGLQNESEIVPVEVKLEFLDRLARVGLPVLEATSFVHPKWVPQLADAEELLAGLHRRDGVRYPVLVPNERGLDRALAAGVAEIAVFASATETFAERNLNSGLDSQFAMFEPVVSRARAEGIAVRGYLSMCFGDPWEGAVPADQVARVGRRLLDLGCAQLSLGDTIGVATPGQVTAVLAALDAAGVGVEALAVHFHDTYGQALANTYAALRHGVSTVDSSAGGLGGCPYAESATGNLATEDLVWMLDGLGIEHGADLDALVATSTWMAERLGRPSPSRVVRALGG
- a CDS encoding DUF3558 family protein, yielding MIGRTLRTVGFALVGLGLVTACDASNRPNELSMDDVKPCELISEHALQQLQVKAAPEPLSSPGGLDEEGAACRYRPLTHQLVTISKVTNHGIDRWTSGSFNGATFEEVAPIRGFPTIKVGRERERSGPHTGCALYTDVADDRSLKVDVSENHSEDQPVTCDTARQFADAAMKTLVGSG